One genomic segment of Ipomoea triloba cultivar NCNSP0323 chromosome 9, ASM357664v1 includes these proteins:
- the LOC116029785 gene encoding uncharacterized protein LOC116029785: MSVYLLPLQICDSIEKLMNRFWWSSGGERQNGIHWLSWSRLSIPKKCGGMGFKKIHEFNIALLAKQDAKLGGNPSYIWRSILAGQHVLKSGVARTIGDGVGSKIWGWPWLADPVDSNLHTACIEELKDATVSGLLDADDSQLVFTAWERLWKLPVPPKVRNLLWRCARNILPVRVALQSKRVWIGGGCPLCSHMEETAAHLFCECEVARHLWGEGDVLHGRALSEFMDTIISSPTADRAMLMAAIFWVLWSTRNEWKVQRLIENWKAVYCVSNASLISPMPTAWTCPTPGVLKCNIDATIFDNDAGYGAVVCDYLGLFVVAKCDQLGFVRDPLLAESLAIKEALTWIKDIGHHNIILESDCLNFCLSFNSRSIDFSYIGSIVKQCHSIARNIGNVSVRHVQRSANHVAHVLARATGSLCVWGSWDSFPPDCIASLLSF; the protein is encoded by the exons ATGTCTGTTTATCTGTTACCGCTTCAAATTTGTGATTCAATTGAAAAGTTGATGAATAGATTTTGGTGGAGTAGTGGAGGGGAGCGACAGAATGGTATTCACTGGTTAAGTTGGTCACGGCTGAGCATTCCTAAGAAGTGTGGTGGTATGGGGTTTAAGAAGATTCATGAATTTAACATTGCTCTTTTGGCTAAACAGG ATGCTAAGCTGGGTGGTAACCCCAGTTACATATGGAGAAGCATTTTAGCTGGACAACATGTTCTTAAATCCGGTGTAGCCCGCACTATAGGAGATGGGGTTGGTTCTAAAATTTGGGGTTGGCCCTGGCTTGCAGATCCTGTTGACTCTAATTTGCATACTGCATGCATCGAGGAGTTAAAGGATGCTACGGTTAGTGGGCTACTTGATGCTGATG ATTCTCAGCTGGTATTCACTGCTTGGGAAAGATTATGGAAGCTCCCTGTTCCGCCGAAAGTTCGTAATCTGTTATGGCGGTGTGCTCGTAATATTTTGCCGGTTCGAGTGGCGCTACAGTCTAAGAGAGTATGGATTGGTGGTGGATGCCCACTGTGTAGTCATATGGAAGAGACGGCTGCTCATCTCTTCTGTGAATGTGAGGTGGCTAGGCATCTTTGGGGCGAGGGTGATGTTCTGCATGGAAGAGCTTTGTCCGAATTTATGGATACTATTATTTCTTCACCCACTGCCGACCGTGCAATGTTGATGGCGGCAATCTTCTGGGTCCTATGGTCAACTCGTAATGAG TGGAAAGTTCAGAGATTGATTGAGAATTGGAAAGCAGTATATTGTGTGTCTAATGCTTCATTAATTTCTCCTATGCCTACTGCTTGGACTTGTCCTACCCCTGGTGTTCTAAAATGCAATATTGACGCAACCATTTTTGACAATGATGCAGGCTACGGTGCTGTTGTGTGTGATTATCTAGGCCTATTTGTTGTAGCTAAGTGTGATCAGCTCGGTTTCGTTCGTGATCCTCTTCTAGCCGAATCGTTGGCGATCAAGGAGGCATTGACGTGGATTAAAGATATTGGACATCACAATATTATTCTAGAGtctgattgtttaaatttttgtctttcttttaATTCCCGTTCTATTGACTTCTCTTACATTGGTTCTATTGTTAAGCAATGTCATTCTATTGCTAGGAACATTGGGAACGTTTCCGTTCGCCATGTCCAGCGGTCAGCGAATCATGTGGCTCATGTTCTTGCAAGGGCAACTGGTTCTTTGTGTGTCTGGGGTTCGTGGGATTCATTCCCTCCTGATTGTATTGCTAGTTTACTAAGTTTTTAA
- the LOC116029786 gene encoding two-component response regulator ORR21-like, with protein MGISKRVCLFVFNEDYICQNLVSEVLQHCSYEVLHIGRAMDALTEIGKRKHGISVVLTNMNRLKTKGAEIIQAIQEELNLRVCLILPGNMEFDDTRGLDCNVSAFIVNFSDTKDMKELWQSAFEKEKARKAAISSQVVGVETTTSENNEPSLDGEPGNDHYNRKAKELSEEQSEESGSETRKKPRLSWNPEMHQRFVEAVNKLGFDKAVPKKIVEFMNEPGLTREHVASHLQKYRMNLRKGQDSSSNFIYGHQKLTNDVTNPFYCSYPSALNLNSSFPFERNNNSVFSTLLGQSSLLNPNISTTLTQQPHMFPTNNLLGALNHIFPPQLSFDAKRVMNQNGEVGHSSGSSSVSMNQQQPTSFLGLRVVNNVLQFGESCGETHRESSSLFTADWTYSSGNNNADSVPFLETSTDQSVNHSETVSPAGTFIPQHQQASFPAAFGSSPYTEINTNDDPASIVSLLPLLGNSENLSSKQIESSSSLSVPPEVIEINSYGGEEDISALLDAADNDTPNNNPEEGLWDDDDFSDILSGFTK; from the exons ATGGGAATTAGCAAAAGAGTTTGCTTATTCGTCTTCAATGAGGATTATATCTGCCAAAACCTCGTCTCCGAGGTGCTCCAACACTGCTCGTATGAAG TGTTGCACATTGGAAGGGCTATGGATGCGTTAACTGAGATTGGGAAGAGAAAACATGGGATCAGTGTTGTACTGACGAACATGAACAGATTAAAGACAAAGGGGGCTGAGATTATCCAAGCCATTCAGGAGGAACTCAATCTGCGTGTCTGTT TGATACTGCCCGGTAACATGGAGTTTGATGACACCAGAGGCCTGGACTGCAATGTTTCAGCATTCATTGTCAACTTTTCTGATACAAAGGACATGAAAGAGCTGTGGCAATCAGCTTTTGAGAAGGAGAAAGCCAGAAAAGCAGCAATTAGCAGCCAAGTTGTGGGTGTAGAGACAACTACCAGTGAAAATAATGAACCATCCCTTGATGGGGAACCTGGGAATGATCACTATAACCGGAAGGCGAAAGAGCTGAGCGAGGAACAGAGTGAAGAAAGTGGTAGTGAGACTAGAAAGAAGCCGAGGTTGAGCTGGAACCCGGAGATGCATCAAAGATTTGTGGAGGCAGTCAATAAGTTAGGCTTTGACA AGGCAGTTCCGAAGAAAATAGTTGAGTTTATGAACGAGCCGGGGTTGACAAGAGAGCATGTTGCTAGCCATTTGCAG aAATATCGTATGAATTTGAGAAAAGGCCAAGATAGTTCAAGCAATTTTATTTATGGTCATCAAAAGCTAACAAATGATGTTACAAACCCATTCTATTGTTCATACCCTTCTGCCCTAAACCTCAATTCTTCCTTCCCCTTTGAAAGAAACAACAATTCAGTGTTTTCTACTCTCCTGGGCCAATCCTCCCTGCTCAACCccaacatctcaacaaccttaACACAGCAACCACATATGTTTCCTACTAACAATCTGCTGGGGGCCCTGAACCATATTTTCCCCCCACAGTTATCTTTTGATGCAAAACGGGTGATGAACCAGAATGGGGAGGTGGGGCATTCATCTGGTAGCAGTAGTGTTTCCATGAACCAGCAGCAGCCCACCAGTTTTCTTGGTTTAAGAGTGGTGAATAATGTGCTCCAGTTTGGTGAAAGTTGTGGAGAGACCCATAGAGAAAGTTCATCATTATTCACAGCTGATTGGACTTATTCTTCTGGGAATAATAATGCAGATTCTGTACCATTCTTGGAAACTTCTACGGATCAAAGCGTGAACCATTCTGAAACAGTATCTCCTGCAGGCACCTTCATTCCCCAACATCAGCAAGCTTCATTTCCAGCGGCGTTTGGTTCTTCTCCCTACACAGAAATCAACACCAATGACGACCCTGCAAGTATTGTTTCTCTGCTGCCATTGCTTGGAAACTCTGAGAATTTGAGCTCGAAACAGATTGAATCGTCGTCTTCTTTATCGGTGCCACCTGAAGTGATTGAAATAAATAGCTATGGTGGTGAAGAAGACATCAGCGCGCTGTTGGATGCGGCTGATAATGACACGCCAAATAATAATCCAGAAGAGGGGTTAtgggatgatgatgattttaGTGATATACTATCCGGCTTCACAAAATGA